A stretch of the Salvelinus sp. IW2-2015 unplaced genomic scaffold, ASM291031v2 Un_scaffold560, whole genome shotgun sequence genome encodes the following:
- the LOC112068532 gene encoding transcription and mRNA export factor ENY2: MSKDSQMRAAINQKLIEMGERDRLKELLRAKLVECGWKDQLKAHCKDVIREKGLEHITVEDLVAEITPKGRALVPDSVKKELLQRIKTFLAQHSTL, from the exons ATGAGCAAAGATTCACAAATGAGGGCAGCAATAAATCAGAAATTAATTGAAATGGGGGAACGGGATCG GTTGAAAGAATTGCTCAGGGCGAAGCTGGTAGAATGTGGGTGGAAGGATCAGTTGAAAGCACACTGCAAAG ATGTTATCAGAGAAAAGGGCTTGGAACACATAACAGTGGAGGACCTGGTAGCAGAAATCACACCAAAAGGAAGAG CACTTGTACCAGATAGTGTGAAGAAGGAACTATTACAGAGAATCAAAACTTTTTTAGCTCAACACTCTACCTTGTGA